DNA from Pseudocitrobacter corydidari:
TGCGGAGAACGCATTATTTCTGACGAACGTTCCAGTGTCGTCTGTGCCGTTATTCCGACCAATGAAGAAAAAATGATTGCGCTGGACGCTATCCGTTTAGGAAATATTAATACGGTAGCGGAATACGCCTGAGTTAATCGCTTTTAAAATTGAGAGAAGAGTTTCATGAAGGTAAATATCGATCTTAACGATATGCATTTTGCCGATGCATGGCGCGGTTTTAAGGGTAGCGAATGGCAGAATGAAATTAACGTTCGCGAATTTATTCAGCAGAACTACACGCCGTATGAAGGCGACGAGTCTTTCCTCGCGGAAGCGACGTCGGCGACAACCGCCCTGTGGGAAAAAGTGATGGAAGGCATTCGTACCGAGAATGCCACTCACGCCCCGGTCGATTTTGACACCAATATCGCGACCACCATTACCGCGCACGATGCAGGTTATATCGAAAAAGATCTGGAAAAAATTGTCGGCCTGCAAACGGATAAACCGCTGAAACGCGCGCTGCATCCGTTCGGCGGCATCAATATGATCAAAAGCTCTTTCGAGGCCTATGGCCGCGAAATGGATGCCGATTTCGAGTACCAGTTTACGTCACTGCGTAAAACCCATAACCAGGGTGTATTTGATGCCTACTCGCCGGATATGCTGCGCTGTCGCAAATCGGGCGTGCTGACCGGCCTGCCGGATGGCTACGGGCGCGGGCGTATTATCGGCGATTACCGCCGCGTGGCGCTGTATGGCATCCGTTATCTGGTGCGCGAACGCGAGCTGCAATTTGCGGACTTACAGAACAAACTGGAGTGGGGCGAAAGCCTGGAAGCCACTATTCGCCTGCGTGAAGAGCTGGCCGAACATCGTCGCGCGTTGCTGCAAATGCAGGAGATGGCGGCGAAGTACGGTTGCGATATCTCGCGCCCGGCGCGTAATGCGCAGGAAGCGGTGCAGTGGCTCTATTTTGCCTATCTGGCGGCGGTGAAATCGCAGAACGGCGGCGCGATGTCGCTGGGCCGCACGGCCACCTTCCTCGATATTTACATCGAGCGCGATATGCAGGCGGGCGAGTTAACGGAACAGCAGGCGCAGGAGCTGATCGACCACTTCATTATGAAGATCCGCATGGTGCGCTTCCTGCGAACCCCGGAATTCGACACGCTCTTCTCCGGCGACCCGATTTGGGCGACGGAAGTGATCGGCGGGATGGGGCTGGATGGCCGCACGCTGGTAAGCAAAAACTCTTTCCGTTACCTGCATACCCTGCACACCATGGGCCCGGCGCCGGAACCCAACCTGACCATACTGTGGTCGGAAGCCCTGCCGAAAGCGTTCAAGCAGTACGCAGCACAGGTCTCTATCGTCACCTCATCGCTGCAATATGAAAACGATGACCTGATGCGCGCAGACTTTGACAGTGATGACTACGCTATCGCCTGCTGCGTCAGCCCGATGGTTATCGGCAAGCA
Protein-coding regions in this window:
- the pflB gene encoding formate C-acetyltransferase, with protein sequence MKVNIDLNDMHFADAWRGFKGSEWQNEINVREFIQQNYTPYEGDESFLAEATSATTALWEKVMEGIRTENATHAPVDFDTNIATTITAHDAGYIEKDLEKIVGLQTDKPLKRALHPFGGINMIKSSFEAYGREMDADFEYQFTSLRKTHNQGVFDAYSPDMLRCRKSGVLTGLPDGYGRGRIIGDYRRVALYGIRYLVRERELQFADLQNKLEWGESLEATIRLREELAEHRRALLQMQEMAAKYGCDISRPARNAQEAVQWLYFAYLAAVKSQNGGAMSLGRTATFLDIYIERDMQAGELTEQQAQELIDHFIMKIRMVRFLRTPEFDTLFSGDPIWATEVIGGMGLDGRTLVSKNSFRYLHTLHTMGPAPEPNLTILWSEALPKAFKQYAAQVSIVTSSLQYENDDLMRADFDSDDYAIACCVSPMVIGKQMQFFGARANLAKTLLYAINGGVDEKLKIQVGPKTAPLMDDVLDYDTVMESLDHFMDWLAVQYISALNVIHYMHDKYSYEASLMALHDRDVYRTMACGMAGLSVAADSLSAIKYARVKPIRDENGLAVDFAIEGDYPQYGNNDERVDSIACDLVERFMKKIKVLPTYRNAVPTQSILTITSNVVYGQKTGNTPDGRRAGTPFAPGANPMHGRDRKGAVASLTSVAKLPFTYAKDGISYTFSIVPAALGKEDAVRKTNLVGLLDGYFHHEASIEGGQHLNVNVMNRDMLLDAIAHPENYPNLTIRVSGYAVRFNALTREQQQDVISRTFTQAL